One window of Chamaesiphon minutus PCC 6605 genomic DNA carries:
- a CDS encoding YkvA family protein: MNFNIQSLHNWYRGLLQNPKYRWWVVAASIAYLLSPIDLIPDFLPFAGLVDDTLIISLLVSEVAQVAKTKLQSKTTRSTPNTPDASGQVIDVRAVAAE, from the coding sequence ATGAACTTCAATATTCAATCTCTGCACAACTGGTATCGTGGTTTATTACAAAATCCTAAATATCGTTGGTGGGTAGTAGCTGCATCGATCGCTTACTTACTCAGCCCGATCGATTTGATTCCTGACTTTCTACCTTTTGCTGGATTAGTTGACGATACCCTAATTATTTCTCTATTAGTGTCGGAAGTCGCACAAGTCGCTAAGACAAAACTGCAATCTAAAACTACTCGATCGACACCCAATACTCCAGATGCATCTGGCCAAGTTATAGATGTTCGTGCGGTTGCCGCCGAATAA